A single Tachypleus tridentatus isolate NWPU-2018 chromosome 9, ASM421037v1, whole genome shotgun sequence DNA region contains:
- the LOC143227234 gene encoding sterile alpha motif domain-containing protein 15 translates to MGITNFEHIKKITNGVRNLLRIKKSEFCRSIALPPREPLALFLEQKRLIGKNSDSLTYDDFLRRHELSHEES, encoded by the exons ATGGGAATtacaaattttgaacacattaag aaaataacaaaTGGTGTACGAAATTTACTGAGAATAAAAAAGTCCGAGTTTTGCCGTAGTATTGCTCTTCCCCCTCGGGAACCATTGGctttgtttttagaacaaaaaCGGCTTATTGGAAAGAACAGTGATTCTTTAACTTATGATGATTTTCTGAGAAGGCATGAATTATCACATGAAGAATCGTGA
- the LOC143226123 gene encoding serine palmitoyltransferase 2-like isoform X5, translated as MYHFTIVLKASTQETSIDVYVTVGISQLEVFLELSSMSNNGCPLTKTGTLRFAQTDGPCADAVEESIRHYGVGVGSTCHELGNLDVHIKLQALVAEFLGVEDSIVFGMGFATNSTNIPTLVKKDCLIVSDELNHASLVLGCRLSGAVIQVVKHNDPIDLENKIREAIISGQPKTHLPWKKIIIVVEGVYSMEGSIAKLPEIIRIKKKYNAYLYLDEAHSIGALGPNGRGVVDFYGCDPRDVDLLMGTFTKSFGAAGGYIAGSKKLIHHIRIHSHSAVYANNIAAPIAQQIISSMEIIMGKDGTDEGDGRQKKIQQLAWNTRYVRENLRKMGFIVYGHDYSPVVPVLLYVPTKIAAFLRILMERGVATVVVGFPATPLVESRARFCMSAAHTKEMLDEALKAIDEVGDIVGVKYLQHKVNKS; from the exons ATGTACCACTTTACCATAGTTTTGAAAGCTTCTACACAAGAAACATCTATAGACGTATATGTGACTGTTGGAATCAGCCAATTGGAAGTGTTCCTGGAGCTTTCATCGATGTCAAACAACGGGTGTCCACTGACAAAAACTGGCACTTTAA GGTTTGCACAAACTGATGGTCCATGTGCTGATGCCGTAGAGGAGAGCATTCGTCACTATGGTGTTGGAGTTGGGAGCACTTGTCATGAATTAG GTAACTTGGATGTTCATATTAAGCTTCAAGCTTTGGTGGCTGAATTTCTTGGTGTAGAAGACAGCATTGTATTTGGAATGGGTTTTGCTACAAATTCCACTAATATTCCCACACTCGTCAAGAAAGATTGTTTAATTGTAAGTGATGAACTTAACCATGCCTCACTGGTACTAGGATGCCGACTGTCTGGAGCAGTTATTCAAGTGGTCAAGCATAATG atccAATAGATCTGgaaaataaaattagagaagCAATAATTTCAGGGCAACCAAAAACCCACCTGCCATGGAAAAAGATAATAATTGTTGTGGAAGGAGTTTACAG TATGGAAGGGTCTATTGCTAAGCTACCAGAAATCATTAGAATCAAGAAGAAATATAATGCCTACCTGTACCTGGATGAAGCACACAGTATTGGAGCATTAGGACCAAATGGAAGAGGTGTTGTTGACTTTTATGGTTGTGATCCAAGAGATGTAGATCTACTCATGGGAACATTTACTAAGAGTTTTGGAGCAGCTGGAGGATATATTGCAGGTAGCAAG aAACTGATTCATCACATCAGGATACATTCCCATAGTGCAGTGTATGCCAACAATATTGCAGCACCTATAGCACAACAGATTATTAGTTCTATGGAGATCATCATGGGTAAAGATGGAACTGATGAAGGTGACGGAA GACAGAAAAAGATCCAGCAGTTGGCGTGGAACACCCGTTATGTGCGTGAGAACTTGAGGAAGATGGGGTTCATTGTTTATGGTCACGATTACTCGCCTGTTGTTCCAGTTCTTTTATATGTACCAACAAAAATTGC AGCTTTTCTGCGTATTCTCATGGAAAGGGGGGTTGCAACAGTGGTAGTAGGTTTCCCTGCAACACCTTTGGTAGAATCCAGGGCTCGATTCTGCATGTCTGCAGCACATACAAAAGAAATGTTAGATGAG GCCTTAAAAGCAATAGATGAAGTAGGAGACATTGTAGGTGTGAAGTATCTTCAACACAAGGTTAACAAGTCATAA